AGAGCCTGTTACTTGCTAGGCTGAGAGGCTGGAATCTACTTGGTATTTTGTGTCCAGAGGTCTAGATTGAGTGGTGCTCTCAGCAGCAGCTGGGCGGTGTGATTCTGAGGCTGGATGACCTGTGCTTTCAGAGAAGCAAGAAAGGGTCCTCTTGTGTGCTGCAGTCTCTTAGAAAGAGTTCATCAAAGTAGCGAACAACGGAAGAAACTGGTCTTCTTTGAtcgattttctgttattttcactGGTCCACCTGCCCCTGATGAATTGCTGTCATTCTAAAACATAGAGGATAAAATTACCAAGGAAATAAAAGTTTCATGGTTTGACACCAATTacctacaaaataaaaatatcaaaccaTACCATAAATATGTATTCACTAGAGTCTTTTATTAGAAAGGAAGTTAACTAAGCTCCAATGTTATGTCTTTTTCTTTGGAAATGAtggattaaaaagagaaaaatgttcttAGTGTAGcacattttatattaataatatattagaTAGGAAGCTATATTTTCCAGTCCAAAGAAATTTTAGCCATAAGAGTGTAGAGTTTCAAGGTTAACGATAGAAACAATACTAAGACACTGGTATACACAGTCCTATTGTTAGAGGTAAAAAGAGTTGGTAACATGAGGTATACAATTATATTCAGGACTCAGGTTAAAACAAACCTTCAAGGTTGCCCTAATGGTTCATCACtgagatattttcaaatttagaaCACATTAGCAATTTCAAGATCATAATTATTATAGCTACAAGTACCTGccaaattaaaaccaaagtagATAATTTTATGGCAAAAAATTAATTTGtgtcattattaattttaattattctgaTCAAAATTCAATTAAAGACCACTTAATTTAATTATTCTGATCAAAATTCAATTAAAGgccaaatgaaagaaatgaaacagctGCTGGAAAAAAGAATCAAAGTTCAACCAGGTGAATATATAGGTCAGGAAAAAAATTAGTTTAATGTGAATATACTATAATCAGGCCTAGTCTTTTTATCAAAtgccaaataaaaataatgatgaaaataaaaattataagtgATACTGACCATTTTTCTGTTGAGTTTTGTCATTATATCTCGTGCAAGTGTAAAAAATGcctaagagttaaaaaaaaagtttttcattattatatacttataatatatttttaaatagaaatatggaatttttacattatttcattataaaatatattaattttaaagttttaatcaAAAAAAGAACGTAATTGTGATCAGATGTACATGAATATTGTAacctatttttcaattatatCATAAACATTTTCTAATGTTATCAAactatcatttattcattcatcaaatattttctccatataaCACCTGGTACAAATTCCTAATATGAAACTTGTTATGAATAGCTCTTCTGTGGGCCAAGAGTACCTAAGCCACCCCTGTATTCACCGAGCCGGACACAGTGCCTGATTTGGAGAAGATGAATATCTgtttgagtgaataaatgattaaattcTATCTTCATAAAAATCTGTTTATTCCTAACCTTCTCTCTTTCAAAGCTCTTTCACTCTTATACCTGATCACCCTTATTATGCTTCAAATTTTCCGTCTTAACCTTCCAAAATCCCGATAATTCTTGGAGCTCAGCTAAATTCCCCACCATGGATATCAGTGCAAATGGAAGCAGGGCAAATCTGATTAATCTCAGTGATACTTTATCCATAGTGTCTCTTGACCGaaactaaacttttaaaaaacctATCATCACTCCATTTCTATACAGCCAAGAACTCTTAAAGTTTTTAGGTTGTCTCCATGCTAAACCCACTGTTACGTCAGCCTCTTGCTCCCAACCACAGCTACTGCCCAAATAAAATGTTCAGGAAAAGGATTATTTCCTAATCAAATCAAATAGAAACAATATGATTATTACTTGCTATCAGTGGTTTCAATGCCACACTGGTCATCTGTGAGACTAAGTTTCTAAACAAGGCTCAGGCCAGTTTTTATGAGGCCAGCCACCCTAGTTTAAATCTCTGAGAAAACCACTAACTTCTATAGACTAACTGGCCAGAATAAGTGGCTCACGCAACTCCCAGCTTTAGATTTCCATTACTCAATGCTTCTCTAAGCCCCAGCTGTGATCAGGGTACAGCTACTAACAGAGACCTAAGCCTGCTCCATTAAGCCAGGCTACAGAGTTCATTCTGTAAGGAGCAAGTCTTTTAGAACCATCTCAGTGACCACCTCCAATAATGTTGGCTTAAGGGGCTCCCCTCTTTCTGACGGAGGGAAATCCATTTATGGCAGCCAGAAGGAAGCGTTTTTCTGCTTATCTGTGCATGTGTAAATAAATCAGTAGAGGCTTCCTGTTTCCTAACACCCATTAGCCAACCCAAAGAAAAAAAACGAATATGtcatcatttaaaacaaaaaagttctAATTAGTGTCCACTGGCCAAAAAAGTCTATTAAAGTTTGATTTTGGGCCAAGATGTTATGATGAACAGTGAGTGGCCTAAGAAATTAATTATTTATCATTCAATACTATCAATATTATTAAGTGAATTTTGTAGTACCACATATTAATACGTAAACAGGTATTATTTTTATGATCagtttaaaaagtgtttttaagaaaatgttaacaattcTGCCATTGGTGAAGAGAACATGTTCTTAGAAGAGTTTAGATGATTTAGTTTTCTTTAACAGCTAACTTACTGAAAATTAAAGCTATTCTTTGATAAGCacacttttttatttctattaaatgcCATTATGTTACAAAGTATCAGGCTTAATCTACTCCATTTGTGTACACATTAAGGGAATCTGTTCAATAAACCAACAGTTTAATCTCTTGAGAGAGTACAGACATGAAAGTAATTAAGATTCTTGTGCTACAGGCTACTATAGGATGACATGAACAATGATAAATAAGCAGAGGAGACGGTGCTTGGTCTGCTAGTCCAGGATTTCCAGTTTCCCAAACAAAGGGCAGAACTGAATTTAAACTGAACTTCCATCTTTTCTTCAGTGAATCTTAATTGAGCAATCAAATATAACTCATGAGAAGACTGGGTGCTAAAAAATCAACAACCAGAGTCCACATAAAACTCAGAATCATAAAAGTTCACAAAATGGAGGCAGTATGTAGGTATTCAGTTGATCAGAAATTAACAAGGCTTTGAGAGTTGCTCAAATACAGGCACCTCAGCAGTAGTGCCACCTTGTAACAAGTCACCAAACGTTTCTTTTCTTACCTCTTCTACATTTGTACTCGATTTTGCACTTGTCTCCAAGAATTTAATCCCATAGTCAATTGCTAACTGAAAGGCAAGACAGAAACATTTAAACTGAGGGAAagctgcttaaaaataaaaaggttttataTCTGATAGGTGTTTCAAAAGTCCCAAAGGCAGGATATCTATTTTGGAATGCCTGTGCTTCTCAAGTTTTTCTTTGCCTTCTTCTATTATGTTTTGAATTTAATAATTTAACATAAGCATCATAAGTAAAAAAGGCTCAACTTCCACTTAGAACACAATTTaagtacttttcttttttctactgtACTTTTAGTTCTCTAATATACTTTCAAGAAAACCTATGAGAGgacacccacccccaccattaACATGGGATTTGCTGGCTCTTTTTATCTGTTCCTAAAATACAATTCTCAACAGTTCCTATAtacttgtttttaattctttttttaataaattgggTGTATAATAGAAGTACATgcttaaaatactgaaatatccatttctttgatttctattgATTGAGAAAACTGTGAAGTCATCCATATTTTCATCCATTCTCAAAGAGTTCTCAGTTCATTTACAACATCAAAATTAAGTGAATGTTTTTAGGGGGAAAAATTTTACAGTAGATCAACAAACAATGCATTTTGCATGTATCACTGAACAAAGGTTAAAGCAAAATTCCAAGACTTAAAAAGTGAGCAATATGAAGCTTCTAAGTCAAATTACGAACTGCCATGGAaattaatatgtatataaaataatctTATGCTTTACAGGATACAAAATAGAGAAACaccaataaatgaaataaatgacctCCACAGCTTGATAAATTACAGGGAGTTAATCCATTATGACTATAACTAATATGTAGTAAAAAAATTCTTAGaacaaacaattggaaaatgaTTACTATTGAAACTTCACCCatactattaattttttttccaaagagaatgAATTACTTCAACGTCAAAACTGGCCAGTTTCACACAGATATAGAAAAAATAGCCTGAACTCTAAACTACAGGAATCCTAAAAAGACCAATTTATATCTCCCAGAAAACATTAGCAAATTCTTTAGGAATGAGTCATGACCACATAATATATGGCGTTGGTTCTCGAATACTAATTCACACCATTCAAGTAAGGATTACATTCTTTGTTGATGATATCCAGTTTGAAAGGATTGAAACACAgatctttttaaaacttaaatcgATAAttaaataatactaaaaaaataaatgctcaaTGTGAGTAGATTCCAACCTTTATGCATTCAATTCAAATTTACCTTCTCGCCTCTTTCTTTTGATACTTGTCTTTTGTCATTCATATCACATTTGTTACCCAGGATCATTCTTTCAACATCTGAAGAGGCATGCTGCCAAGAGAAAAGAGCATGTTATAAAAACAGCCTGAGAAAAATCACAGTTATCCAATGGACAAATCCTAACCTGTCAGAAATACATCCATAAATTTAATACTAGAACAAATAATCTTTCACTGAACACAAGGCCTAATTCAGAGAAGAGTTTAAAGATGGGAAGAGGGGAGAAGCTGCAGCCTGTGCAAACTTTTTTTCCAAAGGCTTGCAGAACTTCAttcccatgttttgttttgttttgttttccacatGAACAAATAAAACTCATGGTTACCTAACCATGAAACATCCAAACATCTGttagggtcaaagaagaaaaaaagacccTGGTCCTGAGTGACCCAGTGTGGAAGGTATTCTGGATTctgaactatttaaaaataattcatgtagGTTGATACAGATATGTATGAATTTACTTCAGAATCAGATTTCTTATTGAAATgtcaaagatacaaaaaaaacTTTGATACCAGTCACCTTGAAATTAATCCAAATTTATAGACCAAGCTTTCAAATATCTAAGATAGAGAAAACGCTAGATGAGCAAAATGATAAGTTGCCAAAGTCACTATATTTTTGCTAATCAAACAACATAGGGATCAGATGTATTAAAGGCTGTATGAGGATaggcaagtcacttctctctggccttggtttcctcatgcGTAAAATGCGGACCTGGATTAAATGATTTCCAAGATCCGGCCCAAGTTTAAAATTCTGTGAAACCTCTCCTCTGTCTGCCCCTCACAGAGAGCCAGAGTAGTCAGACTGGCAGCACAGGAGAGCAAGCCCTCCAGAGTGCCCCTCAGCGGGAGAGCGCCTAGCTTGCCATGCTCTTAGCAGCTCAGCTGCCTCATGAAGTAGCTTTACAGCGGAATCCGGCAGGACTCCCTCCATTATCATCTTTCGCTGTCTGTATACACATACCTCTTCAATGTTTCTTATCCAATTTTTAATATTGTCAAAGGATTTTTCATTCGTGATGTCATAGACCAGCATAATTCCctgtaagagggaaaaaaaggtctTTATTTGgtactttatatatttaaagttatAGAATATTAATGTCAATGTATTTCTCCCTTCCAGAAACTTTTTATCAGTTtatccttttttcctctttacaAAAGGAATTCACAATAAACttgaaaaatacagagaagatataaataaattctttcattgtcttaccatgtaaataaataaaaactgttaACATTTTCACTGTAAACCTTTAATGAATTAGTGATTATGGGTAAGGTGATACACCCTTTTAACCTAGCCTCACAAAAAGAACTGGCACAAACTGGCACTGAAAGAGGatttaaattaaaacagagatAACATTGAGAGTAAAAGATAATCACTTCCATTGTGCACTTGTTAATTCCAAGTAGAAATTGACTGACTTCTTAATCCTCTGGTAAGACTgaaaacatattattttttatatgtgcTAATCAAAACTCTCTATTTAGAGGCTTATTCCAATCAatatggtggagtgagatgcttcagggctctttCCCCAACAGAAGTATTGAACAACCAGCAAGGCCTgggagaaacatctttctcaaaagctccagaaaatagttaaaggactgcagtaattgggagagtgccaaatcaagaaaaaggctatttaaaagtggtaggattttgtgatgccctggctggcccctttcCCACTCCTATTCAGCTCCGCATGGAGCTAGGCAGACCCCTGGTCCTGcttctggaggaagcagagtaacctttgtgcacatactgggatcATGGATGTTTGGTCCAACCTGGTGGTGACCTGAGGGGTCTCACTGTCTCAGAACTTGCTCTGTGTATAGAAAGCTGCTCACCGagctgctgtgggagagcagtcaagcaGCTGCCTGGAGCAAgtgattgctggctgtaggacacagTGCAGTAGGATACATCGCAGCACTGGGACCATGAAGAAACTTTCCCAGGGAATAGGGGACATTCCGAACCCTAAGTAGGTAATTCCTAGCACCAAACACACATGCCCAAGAAAAAACatatgcacagaaaggatcaagcaggcccctatgctttggtcCAGAGCTATTCTTCAAAGTCAATTTAGAGATAAGCGCTGAAGGAAAGCACACAGGTtagtctgcaaagactgggaaaggtgtctctttttcttttttttgtttcttttagcttctggcaACCAAAGAAAGCTCTCGTCATAGTACTAGCTGactacaagcttaaggaacacacctctcagagtctaaattctagcaattatacattaaaatatcaaaatgaccATGTTTCAACAAAAAGtcacaaaacatataaagaaacaagTAGTGATTGTCCAGGCAaagagattaaagcattagaaaccatcaatgagaaggaCCAAACCTGGGACATATTAAACAAAGACtaaaaaatagtcctaaatatgctcaacgagctaaaggaaaacattgacaaagaactaaaggaaatcaggaaagcaaGATGAACACATAAAGAATATCAACAGAAatatgaaattatgaaaaggaaacaaccagaaatgaagaccacagtaacaaattaaaaattccattgaGGGGTTCAActgcagattggaactggcagaagaaagaatcagtgaacttgaagataagacaattgaaatcattcagtctaagcagcagaaagaagaaagaatgaagaaaagtgaacagagcctgaggaacctgggggataccatcaagcacaccaatatatgtattatgggagtcccagaaagaaaagtaagATAGAAAGGAGcagtgaaaatattcaaagaaataatggctgaaagcttcccaaacttaatgaaagacatgaatatacacatccaagatgctcaac
The Choloepus didactylus isolate mChoDid1 chromosome 4, mChoDid1.pri, whole genome shotgun sequence DNA segment above includes these coding regions:
- the RAB8B gene encoding ras-related protein Rab-8B isoform X2; this encodes MAKTYDYLFKLLLIGDSGVGKTCLLFRFSEDAFNTTFISTIGIDFKIRTIELDGKKIKLQIWDTAGQERFRTITTAYYRGAMGIMLVYDITNEKSFDNIKNWIRNIEEHASSDVERMILGNKCDMNDKRQVSKERGEKAFFTLARDIMTKLNRKMNDSNSSGAGGPVKITENRSKKTSFFRCSLL
- the RAB8B gene encoding ras-related protein Rab-8B isoform X3, which gives rise to MIVKSDKAKLSTGSADLGSSHHATELRDTAGQERFRTITTAYYRGAMGIMLVYDITNEKSFDNIKNWIRNIEEHASSDVERMILGNKCDMNDKRQVSKERGEKLAIDYGIKFLETSAKSSTNVEEAFFTLARDIMTKLNRKMNDSNSSGAGGPVKITENRSKKTSFFRCSLL
- the RAB8B gene encoding ras-related protein Rab-8B isoform X1; its protein translation is MAKTYDYLFKLLLIGDSGVGKTCLLFRFSEDAFNTTFISTIGIDFKIRTIELDGKKIKLQIWDTAGQERFRTITTAYYRGAMGIMLVYDITNEKSFDNIKNWIRNIEEHASSDVERMILGNKCDMNDKRQVSKERGEKLAIDYGIKFLETSAKSSTNVEEAFFTLARDIMTKLNRKMNDSNSSGAGGPVKITENRSKKTSFFRCSLL